A genome region from Streptomyces sp. NBC_01296 includes the following:
- a CDS encoding serine/threonine-protein kinase: protein MTTRHPGAAPHLQAPAADDPREVGGYRVVARLGVGGMGRVYLAYTPGGRPVALKVVRPELAGDPEFRRRFAQEVTSAQRIHGLYTAQVVDSGADDPTPWLATTYVPGPSLQQAVHAHGPLPARTVLLLVAGIAEALQEIHRAGVVHRDLKPANVLIAADGPRVIDFGIARAAHAGALTGTGLRVGTPAFMAPEQAVGRPAVPATDVFALGALAAYVVGGAPPFGEGPDSAALYRVVHEEADLGRVPAALQPLLWHCLAKDPERRPTTAQVIEAVRSHPEVGGELRFAGDWLPDQVTTEVRRHADLPVPSPTAPATAFDAAHTVAAPRTAPTPRQVRAEAQEPPAAPHLQPRGRRRAAAPDRRRGRTALVAAAALLLGAAGAFALLDPDFGGDGYDEEAADPAGAVAGAPTAVPTPAPSVSAPGYTAVHTGTELVSPDQSYEFDVRAGRVVPRETVSWYVGRSATEFYVPESSDAYITQDGRRGLADCLKGIESQPVTELPFATLRAGRTFCLRAQDGRDVGIVTVLTAGPGDGPVKVSVDTTAATDDSRGGLTEYSVSARVEPCRPLLSCPVVPPCAPSPVSAARSPSEPEPAPVLRPSPPMPAPRPRPPPARRASAGSAPSGRATPGPSCPGPHWSGSGTSSCPRCGRTSRAWPARSPRTNPS, encoded by the coding sequence ATGACGACACGACACCCGGGTGCCGCTCCGCACCTCCAGGCGCCCGCCGCCGACGATCCGCGCGAGGTGGGCGGCTATCGCGTGGTCGCACGGCTCGGCGTCGGCGGAATGGGCCGGGTCTACCTCGCGTACACCCCGGGCGGTCGTCCCGTGGCGCTCAAGGTGGTCCGGCCCGAACTCGCCGGCGATCCCGAGTTCCGCCGCAGGTTCGCCCAGGAGGTGACCAGCGCGCAGCGCATCCACGGGCTGTACACCGCCCAGGTCGTCGACTCGGGGGCCGACGACCCCACCCCGTGGCTGGCCACCACGTACGTCCCCGGCCCCTCCCTGCAGCAGGCCGTGCACGCGCACGGCCCGCTGCCCGCGCGCACCGTGCTCCTTCTCGTCGCCGGTATCGCCGAGGCGCTCCAGGAGATCCACCGGGCCGGCGTGGTCCACCGCGATCTGAAGCCCGCCAACGTCCTGATCGCCGCGGACGGGCCGCGCGTCATCGACTTCGGCATCGCCCGGGCCGCGCACGCGGGCGCGCTGACCGGCACCGGGCTGCGCGTCGGCACGCCCGCGTTCATGGCCCCCGAACAGGCGGTGGGCCGGCCGGCGGTCCCGGCCACGGACGTCTTCGCGCTGGGCGCACTCGCCGCGTACGTGGTCGGGGGCGCGCCGCCCTTCGGTGAAGGGCCCGATTCCGCCGCCCTCTACCGGGTGGTGCACGAAGAGGCGGACCTCGGCCGGGTTCCGGCCGCGCTGCAGCCGCTGCTGTGGCACTGCCTGGCCAAGGATCCGGAGCGCCGGCCGACCACCGCCCAGGTGATCGAGGCCGTACGCAGCCACCCCGAGGTCGGCGGCGAACTGCGCTTCGCCGGCGACTGGCTGCCGGACCAGGTCACCACCGAGGTCCGCCGCCACGCCGACCTGCCCGTACCGTCGCCCACTGCGCCCGCCACCGCCTTCGATGCGGCGCACACCGTCGCCGCCCCGCGTACGGCGCCGACCCCCCGGCAGGTCCGGGCCGAGGCGCAGGAACCCCCGGCGGCGCCGCACCTGCAGCCGCGCGGGCGCAGACGGGCGGCCGCGCCCGACCGAAGGCGCGGCCGGACGGCGCTGGTGGCCGCCGCCGCCCTGCTGTTGGGGGCCGCGGGGGCGTTCGCGCTGCTCGACCCCGACTTCGGAGGCGACGGCTACGACGAGGAGGCCGCCGATCCTGCCGGAGCCGTCGCAGGCGCGCCCACCGCCGTGCCCACTCCCGCCCCGTCCGTGTCCGCCCCCGGGTACACCGCCGTCCACACCGGCACCGAACTCGTCTCGCCGGACCAGAGCTACGAGTTCGACGTCAGGGCGGGCCGGGTCGTGCCGCGGGAGACCGTCTCCTGGTACGTCGGCCGGAGCGCCACCGAGTTCTACGTGCCCGAGAGCAGTGATGCGTACATCACGCAGGACGGCCGGCGGGGGCTTGCCGATTGCCTGAAGGGCATCGAGAGCCAACCCGTCACGGAGCTTCCCTTCGCCACGCTGCGCGCCGGCCGGACCTTCTGCCTGCGGGCCCAGGACGGCCGGGACGTCGGGATCGTCACCGTCCTCACGGCCGGTCCCGGGGACGGGCCGGTGAAGGTCTCCGTGGACACTACCGCCGCAACGGATGACTCGCGCGGCGGATTGACTGAATATTCAGTCAGTGCCAGAGTGGAGCCATGTCGTCCCCTTCTTTCATGTCCCGTCGTGCCGCCCTGCGCGCCTTCGCCGGTATCGGCGGCGCGCTCGCCCTCGGAGCCGGAGCCGGCGCCTGTGCTCCGGCCGAGCCCGCCGATGCCGGCGCCGAGACCTCGCCCGCCCCCGGCCCGGCGGGCGAGCGCAGGTTCGGCGCCGAGTGGGAGAGCCACGCCCGGACCTTCATGTCCTGGCCCGCACTGGAGCGGGTCTGGTACGAGCAGCTGCCCGCGGTGCGGGAGGACATCGCGCGCGTGGCCCGCGCGGTCGCCGCGTACGAACCCGTCGTGA
- a CDS encoding agmatine deiminase family protein, translating to MSWPALERVWYEQLPAVREDIARVARAVAAYEPVVMLARPDQQAAAQQACGSQVEVIPVPVDDLWARDTVPVFVEEPGKLLGVDFNFSGWGNKQEHRNDAQVGRVLLAKYGIERVQAPLVAEGGSFETDGQGTLLVTESSVVNKNRNAGKSRDQIESELKSTLGIKKVIWLAGVRGQDITDAHVDSLVRFTAPGVVLLDQAFPGSPPDVWSRAADQARTVFKDATDARDKRLEVVDLPQPDLDRITGRGDAFVSTYANFYVANGAVFMPRFGDAKADDRAKGILQEHFPQREIVPVKIDTIASGGGGIHCSTHDQPGKPAAE from the coding sequence ATGTCCTGGCCCGCACTGGAGCGGGTCTGGTACGAGCAGCTGCCCGCGGTGCGGGAGGACATCGCGCGCGTGGCCCGCGCGGTCGCCGCGTACGAACCCGTCGTGATGCTCGCCCGGCCCGACCAGCAGGCGGCGGCGCAGCAGGCGTGCGGCTCGCAGGTCGAGGTGATCCCGGTCCCGGTGGACGACCTCTGGGCGCGGGACACCGTGCCGGTGTTCGTGGAGGAGCCCGGCAAGCTGCTCGGCGTCGATTTCAACTTCAGCGGCTGGGGCAACAAGCAGGAGCACCGCAACGACGCCCAGGTCGGCCGCGTCCTGCTCGCCAAGTACGGAATCGAGCGCGTGCAGGCCCCGCTCGTCGCCGAAGGCGGCTCCTTCGAGACCGACGGCCAGGGCACCCTGCTGGTCACCGAGAGCTCGGTGGTCAACAAGAACCGCAATGCCGGCAAGAGCCGCGACCAGATCGAGTCCGAGCTCAAGAGCACCCTCGGGATCAAGAAGGTGATCTGGCTCGCCGGCGTGCGCGGCCAGGACATCACGGACGCGCACGTCGACAGCCTCGTCCGGTTCACCGCCCCGGGCGTCGTCCTCCTGGACCAGGCGTTTCCCGGCAGCCCGCCCGACGTGTGGTCGCGCGCGGCCGACCAGGCGAGGACGGTGTTCAAGGACGCGACCGACGCGCGCGACAAGCGCCTCGAGGTCGTCGACCTGCCCCAGCCGGACCTCGACCGGATCACCGGCCGCGGTGACGCGTTCGTGTCCACCTACGCGAACTTCTACGTGGCCAACGGGGCCGTCTTCATGCCCCGGTTCGGGGATGCCAAGGCCGACGACCGGGCGAAGGGGATCCTCCAGGAGCACTTCCCCCAGCGGGAGATCGTGCCCGTGAAGATCGACACCATCGCGTCCGGCGGTGGCGGCATCCACTGCTCGACGCACGACCAGCCCGGCAAGCCGGCCGCCGAGTAG
- a CDS encoding oxygenase MpaB family protein, which translates to MAATRGSAPTPPERGSAPTPPGADPGLYGPASVTWQCHGDPIMWIAGVRALYLQALHPRAVRGVVENSDFRSDAWGRLLRTADFVGTLTYGTTEAAERAGARVRRIHRSLSATDPATGERFPVDDPELLLWVHCAQIDSFLHILRRSGVPLTPAQADRYVDENRVGARLIGLDPAHVPADTAALAAYFDKVRPELAAGPDARAVVAFLRSPPTPALLVPGRNLLWRPVSELAYGSLPGYAHRLYGRAAPPAPVITRRLRLTGTLLRSIPAGLRWQLPPGHILKAMRRMGPGSRPSAYTLRTSAAILDRPGRA; encoded by the coding sequence ATGGCCGCGACCCGGGGCAGTGCACCGACCCCGCCCGAGCGGGGGAGCGCACCGACGCCGCCCGGGGCCGACCCGGGGCTCTACGGGCCCGCGTCCGTCACGTGGCAGTGCCACGGCGACCCGATCATGTGGATCGCCGGGGTCCGCGCGCTCTACCTCCAGGCCCTGCACCCGCGCGCCGTCCGCGGGGTCGTGGAGAACAGCGACTTCCGCTCCGACGCCTGGGGCCGGCTGCTGCGCACCGCCGACTTCGTCGGCACCCTCACCTACGGCACCACCGAAGCCGCCGAACGCGCCGGGGCCCGCGTCCGCAGGATCCACCGGAGCCTGTCCGCCACCGACCCCGCCACCGGCGAGCGGTTCCCCGTCGACGACCCCGAGCTGCTGCTCTGGGTGCACTGCGCGCAGATCGACAGCTTCCTGCACATCCTGCGCCGCTCCGGCGTCCCCCTCACCCCCGCCCAGGCCGACCGCTACGTCGACGAGAACCGCGTGGGCGCCCGCCTCATCGGCCTCGACCCGGCCCACGTCCCGGCCGACACGGCAGCCCTCGCCGCGTACTTCGACAAGGTCCGCCCCGAGCTCGCCGCCGGCCCCGACGCCCGCGCCGTGGTCGCCTTCCTGCGGAGCCCGCCCACCCCTGCCCTCCTCGTCCCTGGCCGAAACCTGCTGTGGCGCCCGGTCTCGGAACTGGCCTACGGTTCCCTCCCCGGCTACGCGCACCGGCTGTACGGGCGGGCGGCGCCGCCGGCGCCCGTCATCACCCGTCGCCTGCGCCTCACCGGTACCCTGCTGCGCAGCATTCCCGCAGGTCTGCGGTGGCAGCTGCCGCCAGGTCACATCTTGAAAGCGATGCGTCGCATGGGCCCCGGCAGCCGCCCCTCGGCGTACACACTGCGTACATCAGCGGCCATACTGGACCGGCCGGGGAGGGCGTAG
- a CDS encoding serine/threonine-protein kinase, with product MAESRLIQGRYRSLDLIGRGGMGEVWRARDESLGRQVAVKCLKPLGPEQDNHFTQVLRERFRREARVAASLQHRGVTVVHDFGDDSAAGGPLYLVMELLEGRNLSQLLEDNETRPLPVDVVVDIAEQLAAALGYTHDQGVVHRDLKPANIMRLTDGTVKICDFGIARLAHDIGFTAKLTGGAMAMGTPHYMSPEQIAGGEVDHRSDLYSLGCVLYEIATGAPPFDLGDSWSVLVGHRDTAPVPLREHRPELPEYFEQVVLDLLAKRPEDRPGDARHLHRRLVEDRLGPGGLPGAPAPLPDWARGMTAGRKAGIDARPASGAWAVLTGSWTAGRPSGEHRILRPAAAEDPRLTAPYGVPYAFGSDGTGLDGAGPGALAAGHTRAFALSRAGRPEEALAAYEAVAEGRTRLLGADHPDTLAARQEAAYELGRLGRHREAHDVYRAVLVARERSTGPLHPDTLGCRHNLACTLGALGRFADAHRTAAEVAADRAAVLGAEHADTLLTRYEVAYALGRLERWQEALDGFRQVAAVRERVLGRDHPDTLAARYEVGIALGRTGHADQALDLFRGLVRDRTRAYGAADPETLRARHVLGVNLGRLDRWEEAVAEARQVAAARAKALGAEHPDTLVSRRELAVGLGRLGRWDEALPVYRELSGIRERSLGDDHPDTVAAHADEAHCLERLGQVCYQEP from the coding sequence ATGGCGGAGTCCAGACTGATCCAGGGCCGTTACCGGTCGCTCGATCTGATCGGGCGCGGCGGCATGGGCGAGGTGTGGCGCGCCCGGGACGAGTCGCTCGGCCGGCAGGTCGCAGTGAAATGCCTCAAGCCGCTCGGGCCCGAGCAGGACAACCACTTCACCCAGGTCCTGCGCGAGCGCTTCCGCCGCGAGGCGCGCGTCGCCGCCTCCCTCCAGCACCGAGGCGTCACCGTCGTCCACGACTTCGGCGACGACAGCGCCGCGGGCGGCCCGCTCTACCTCGTCATGGAACTCCTCGAGGGCCGCAACCTCAGCCAGCTCCTGGAGGACAACGAGACGCGCCCGCTCCCCGTGGACGTGGTCGTCGACATCGCGGAACAGCTGGCCGCCGCCCTCGGCTACACCCACGACCAGGGCGTCGTCCACCGCGATCTGAAACCGGCCAACATCATGCGGCTCACCGACGGCACGGTGAAGATCTGCGACTTCGGCATCGCCCGCCTCGCCCACGACATCGGCTTCACCGCCAAACTCACCGGCGGCGCCATGGCCATGGGCACCCCGCACTACATGTCGCCCGAGCAGATCGCGGGCGGCGAGGTCGACCACCGCAGCGACCTGTACTCCCTCGGCTGCGTCCTGTACGAGATCGCCACCGGCGCCCCGCCCTTCGACCTCGGCGACTCCTGGTCGGTGCTGGTCGGCCACCGCGACACCGCCCCCGTGCCGCTGCGCGAGCACCGCCCCGAGCTGCCCGAATACTTCGAGCAGGTGGTCCTGGACCTGCTGGCCAAGCGCCCCGAGGACCGCCCCGGCGACGCCCGCCACCTGCACCGGCGGCTCGTCGAGGACCGCCTGGGCCCCGGCGGCCTGCCCGGCGCCCCGGCCCCGCTGCCCGACTGGGCCCGCGGCATGACCGCCGGCCGCAAGGCGGGCATCGACGCCCGCCCCGCGAGCGGCGCCTGGGCCGTGCTCACCGGCTCCTGGACCGCCGGGCGCCCCAGCGGTGAACACCGCATCCTGCGCCCCGCCGCAGCCGAGGACCCGCGGCTCACCGCGCCGTACGGGGTCCCGTACGCCTTCGGCTCCGACGGGACCGGCCTGGACGGGGCCGGCCCCGGCGCGCTCGCCGCCGGCCACACCCGGGCCTTCGCCCTCAGCCGCGCGGGTCGGCCCGAGGAGGCCCTGGCCGCGTACGAAGCCGTCGCCGAGGGGCGCACCCGGCTGCTCGGCGCCGACCACCCCGACACCCTCGCGGCGCGCCAGGAGGCGGCGTACGAACTGGGCCGGCTCGGACGCCACCGCGAGGCCCACGACGTCTACCGTGCGGTGCTCGTCGCCCGGGAGCGCAGCACGGGCCCGCTCCATCCCGACACGCTGGGCTGCCGCCACAACCTCGCCTGCACGCTCGGGGCGCTGGGCCGGTTCGCGGACGCCCACCGCACCGCCGCCGAGGTCGCCGCCGACCGGGCGGCCGTGCTGGGCGCCGAACACGCGGACACGCTGCTGACCCGGTACGAGGTCGCGTACGCGCTGGGCCGCCTCGAGCGCTGGCAGGAGGCCCTGGACGGGTTCCGCCAGGTCGCCGCCGTACGCGAACGGGTGCTGGGCCGGGACCATCCCGACACCCTCGCCGCCCGCTACGAGGTCGGCATCGCGCTCGGCCGGACCGGGCACGCCGACCAGGCCCTGGACCTGTTCCGGGGCCTGGTCCGCGACCGCACCCGGGCGTACGGGGCCGCGGACCCGGAGACGCTCCGCGCCCGGCACGTCCTCGGCGTCAACCTGGGTCGGCTGGATCGCTGGGAGGAGGCGGTGGCCGAGGCCCGGCAGGTCGCCGCGGCCCGGGCCAAGGCGCTCGGCGCCGAGCACCCGGACACCCTCGTCAGCCGCCGCGAACTCGCCGTCGGGCTCGGCCGGCTGGGCCGCTGGGACGAGGCCCTGCCCGTGTACCGGGAGCTCTCCGGCATCCGCGAGCGCTCCCTCGGCGACGACCATCCGGACACGGTGGCGGCCCACGCCGACGAGGCGCACTGTCTGGAGCGGCTCGGCCAGGTGTGTTACCAAGAGCCATGA
- a CDS encoding phytoene desaturase family protein gives MTSFGHDVYDDVIVGGGHNGLVAAAYLARAGRSVLVLERLGNTGGAAISTRPFVGVDARLSRYSYLVSLLPAKIVRDLGLEFAVRKRTVSSYTPVERDGRPGGLLVGGGESRTRESFERLTGSEREYESWRAFYGRTGRLAEKVFPTLTEPLPTRAELRARIDDETAWRMLFEEPLGRAVEEHFADDLVRGVVLTDALIGTFADAHDASLAQNRCFLYHVIGGGTGDWDVPVGGMGALTDALAAAALAAGAEIATGHEVLRIETDGRAPAEVTFRTATGEGRVVGRTVLVNASPRALGELLGEAAAAEEAPEGAQLKVNMLLSRLPRLRDTSVDPREAFGGTFHIAEGYAELARAYAEAATGELPSVPPSEIYCHSLTDPSILGPELVAQGYQTLTLFGLHTPARLFGRDNQGAREVLLTGTLAQLDAHLEEPITDCLAFDADGRPCIEAKTPLDLERELRLPGGHIFHRDLSWPYAQDQGAAGRWGVGTPYANVLLCGAGAVRGGGVSGVPGHNAAMAVLGH, from the coding sequence ATGACGAGCTTCGGGCACGATGTATACGACGACGTGATCGTGGGCGGCGGGCACAACGGACTGGTCGCCGCCGCGTACCTGGCCCGGGCGGGCCGTTCGGTGCTGGTGCTGGAGCGGCTCGGGAACACCGGCGGCGCCGCGATCTCCACCCGCCCCTTCGTCGGCGTCGACGCCCGGCTCTCGCGGTACTCGTACCTCGTCTCCCTGCTCCCGGCGAAGATCGTGCGGGACCTGGGGCTGGAGTTCGCGGTCCGTAAGCGGACGGTGTCCTCGTACACGCCGGTCGAGCGCGACGGGCGGCCCGGCGGGCTGCTCGTCGGCGGCGGGGAGTCCCGCACCCGGGAGTCGTTCGAGCGGCTGACCGGCTCGGAGCGCGAGTACGAGAGCTGGCGCGCCTTCTACGGCCGGACCGGGAGGCTCGCCGAGAAGGTGTTCCCGACGCTGACCGAGCCGCTGCCCACGCGGGCGGAGCTGCGGGCCCGGATCGACGACGAGACGGCCTGGCGGATGCTGTTCGAGGAGCCGCTCGGGCGCGCCGTCGAGGAGCACTTCGCCGATGACCTGGTCCGGGGCGTGGTGCTCACGGACGCCCTGATCGGCACCTTCGCGGACGCGCACGACGCCTCGCTCGCCCAGAACCGCTGCTTCCTGTACCACGTCATCGGCGGCGGGACGGGGGACTGGGACGTTCCGGTCGGCGGGATGGGCGCGCTCACCGACGCCCTGGCGGCTGCGGCCCTGGCGGCCGGGGCCGAGATCGCCACCGGGCACGAGGTGCTCCGGATCGAGACGGACGGGCGGGCTCCGGCCGAGGTGACGTTCCGTACGGCGACCGGGGAGGGGCGGGTCGTCGGGCGGACGGTGCTGGTCAACGCCTCGCCGAGGGCCCTGGGCGAACTGCTGGGCGAGGCGGCGGCTGCGGAGGAGGCTCCCGAGGGGGCGCAGCTCAAGGTCAACATGCTGCTGAGCCGGCTGCCGCGGCTGCGGGACACCTCGGTGGACCCGCGCGAGGCCTTCGGCGGCACGTTCCACATCGCCGAGGGGTACGCGGAGCTGGCCCGGGCCTACGCCGAGGCCGCCACCGGGGAACTGCCGTCCGTACCGCCCTCGGAGATCTACTGCCACTCGCTGACCGACCCCTCGATCCTCGGGCCGGAGCTCGTGGCGCAGGGGTACCAGACGCTGACCCTGTTCGGGCTGCACACCCCGGCCCGGCTGTTCGGACGCGACAACCAGGGGGCGCGCGAGGTGCTGCTGACGGGCACGCTCGCGCAGCTGGACGCGCACCTGGAGGAGCCGATCACCGACTGCCTGGCCTTCGACGCGGACGGGCGGCCGTGCATCGAGGCCAAGACCCCGCTGGACCTGGAGCGCGAACTGCGGCTGCCCGGCGGGCACATCTTCCACCGGGACCTGTCCTGGCCGTACGCGCAGGACCAGGGCGCGGCAGGCCGCTGGGGGGTGGGGACCCCGTACGCCAACGTCCTGCTGTGCGGCGCGGGCGCCGTGCGCGGAGGCGGCGTCAGCGGGGTCCCCGGCCACAATGCGGCGATGGCGGTGCTGGGGCACTGA
- a CDS encoding nitroreductase family deazaflavin-dependent oxidoreductase, with product MANTDIDWDHPKDPKPGTWQLDHVKQYVASNGAEGHDWNGTQTLLLTTVGRVSGNAVRTPLIYGEGDGRYLIVASKGGDDEHPLWYKNLTAHPEVRVQVGPKVLQGTARTATPEERAAYWPVMVKHWPAYDEYQGKTDREIPIVVIEPVGPAA from the coding sequence ATGGCGAACACCGACATCGACTGGGACCACCCGAAGGACCCCAAGCCGGGCACCTGGCAGCTCGACCACGTCAAGCAGTACGTCGCATCGAACGGGGCCGAGGGGCACGACTGGAACGGCACCCAGACCCTGCTGCTCACCACCGTGGGGCGGGTCTCCGGCAACGCCGTGCGCACCCCGCTCATCTACGGCGAGGGCGACGGCCGCTACCTCATCGTCGCCTCCAAGGGCGGCGACGACGAGCACCCGCTCTGGTACAAGAACCTGACGGCCCACCCCGAGGTCCGCGTCCAGGTCGGCCCGAAGGTCCTCCAGGGCACGGCCCGCACCGCGACGCCCGAGGAGCGCGCCGCGTACTGGCCCGTGATGGTGAAGCACTGGCCCGCGTACGACGAGTACCAGGGCAAGACCGACCGCGAGATCCCGATCGTCGTCATCGAGCCGGTCGGCCCCGCCGCGTAA
- a CDS encoding VOC family protein yields MIAELQCVVLDCSDPLRLAEFYRAVLGGTVNRPDPRWSVDEEWATLHAPSGLVLAFQRVADHRPPRWPDPAHPQQFHLDFGVPDLDRAQGRVLACGATLLDARADAGRDGWRVYADPAGHPFCLVRQA; encoded by the coding sequence GTGATCGCCGAACTCCAGTGTGTGGTGTTGGACTGCTCCGATCCGCTGCGGCTTGCCGAGTTCTACCGGGCGGTGCTGGGTGGGACCGTCAACCGGCCGGACCCGCGGTGGTCGGTCGACGAGGAATGGGCGACGCTGCACGCCCCGTCGGGTCTCGTGCTCGCCTTCCAGCGGGTGGCGGACCACCGGCCGCCGCGCTGGCCGGACCCCGCCCACCCCCAGCAGTTCCACCTGGACTTCGGCGTGCCGGACCTGGACCGGGCGCAGGGGCGGGTGCTGGCCTGCGGTGCGACGCTGCTGGACGCCCGCGCAGACGCCGGCCGCGACGGCTGGCGCGTCTACGCGGACCCGGCGGGCCACCCCTTCTGTCTGGTCCGCCAGGCCTGA
- a CDS encoding serine hydrolase — translation MEEHTGDEEARRGGPGGPAAPGAGTPASGMSRRRLGARLLALGGVLVLHAALPGAAGASGNPAERRALQGLRLRYGSARQAGLVEKHLEAAADEARRFLGPSPEHPYYAGAVVLAGRGRTIALHRAMGEAVRYADYDGRTDRVREFPAAQRIPMTEDTVFDLASLTKLFTSLLAVQQMERGHLELEAPVDRYLPEFTGGGKELITVRQLLTHTSGLRSWAPFYQQSTREGQLRMLWAVRPQEAPGTVYRYSDLNLIALQLLLERITGHTLDLLLQDEITAPLGMHRTRYNPPLSWRRITAATEVQRPPWSGLDRGLVWGEVHDENAYALGGVAGHAGVFGTAWDLAVLARTLLDGGAYAGKRILRPASVELLFTDFNTAFPGDDHGLGFELYQHWYMGAMATPHSAGHTGFTGTSLVLDPSTDSFLILLGNSVHPVRTWRAGSAPRVAVGNRFARAVPVRTKHGGPAWYSGMETGGSGTLTLPPLTPATAAARLRCAVWWDTVPGEGALHLEASADGETWEPLPFTTLRSTGGSPEQWPQGSVGGWSGRIWHRLEAPLTAWAGRPVHLRFRHTATGRYVGRGVYVDVVRVAEPARLLFAEDRPADASRLEATGWTRATD, via the coding sequence ATGGAGGAGCACACGGGGGACGAAGAGGCGCGCCGCGGCGGCCCGGGCGGGCCGGCAGCGCCGGGCGCGGGCACGCCGGCGAGCGGGATGAGCCGGCGGCGGCTCGGGGCGCGGCTGTTGGCGCTCGGCGGGGTGCTCGTCCTGCATGCCGCACTGCCCGGGGCCGCGGGGGCCTCAGGCAATCCGGCCGAGCGGCGCGCACTCCAGGGGCTGCGCCTGCGGTACGGCTCCGCACGCCAGGCGGGACTCGTCGAGAAGCACCTGGAGGCGGCGGCCGACGAGGCCCGGCGGTTCCTCGGCCCCTCCCCCGAACACCCTTACTACGCCGGGGCCGTGGTGCTCGCCGGCCGGGGCCGCACGATCGCCCTGCACCGCGCGATGGGCGAGGCGGTCCGGTACGCCGACTACGACGGCCGCACCGACCGGGTCCGGGAGTTCCCGGCGGCGCAGCGCATCCCGATGACCGAGGACACCGTCTTCGACCTGGCGTCGCTGACGAAGCTGTTCACCTCGCTCCTGGCCGTGCAGCAGATGGAGCGCGGGCACCTGGAGCTGGAGGCTCCGGTGGACCGGTACCTGCCCGAGTTCACCGGCGGCGGCAAGGAGCTGATCACGGTCCGCCAGTTGCTCACGCACACCTCGGGGCTGCGCTCCTGGGCGCCGTTCTACCAGCAGTCCACACGCGAGGGGCAGCTGAGGATGCTGTGGGCCGTGCGCCCGCAGGAGGCCCCCGGGACGGTGTACCGGTACTCGGACCTGAACCTCATAGCGCTACAGCTGCTCCTGGAACGGATCACCGGTCACACTCTGGATCTCCTGCTCCAGGACGAGATCACCGCTCCGCTCGGGATGCACCGCACTCGTTACAACCCACCGCTCTCCTGGCGCCGGATCACCGCCGCCACGGAGGTGCAACGGCCGCCCTGGTCGGGCCTGGACCGCGGGCTGGTCTGGGGCGAGGTCCACGACGAGAACGCCTACGCCCTCGGCGGCGTCGCCGGCCACGCCGGCGTCTTCGGCACGGCCTGGGACCTGGCCGTCCTCGCCCGCACCCTCCTCGACGGCGGCGCCTACGCCGGCAAGCGCATCCTGCGCCCCGCCTCCGTGGAGCTGCTCTTCACCGACTTCAACACCGCCTTCCCCGGCGACGACCACGGCCTCGGCTTCGAGCTCTACCAGCACTGGTACATGGGGGCCATGGCCACCCCGCACTCCGCCGGGCACACCGGCTTCACCGGCACCTCCCTGGTCCTGGACCCCTCCACCGACTCCTTCCTGATCCTGCTCGGCAACTCCGTCCACCCCGTACGCACCTGGCGGGCCGGCAGTGCGCCGCGGGTCGCGGTCGGCAACCGCTTCGCCCGCGCCGTCCCGGTCCGTACGAAGCACGGCGGCCCCGCCTGGTACTCGGGCATGGAGACCGGCGGGTCCGGCACGCTCACCCTGCCCCCGCTGACCCCGGCCACGGCCGCCGCCCGGCTGCGCTGCGCCGTCTGGTGGGACACCGTGCCCGGCGAGGGCGCCCTCCACCTGGAGGCCTCGGCCGACGGGGAGACCTGGGAGCCGCTGCCGTTCACCACCCTGCGGTCCACGGGCGGCTCCCCCGAGCAGTGGCCGCAGGGCAGTGTCGGCGGCTGGTCCGGCCGCATCTGGCACCGCCTCGAGGCCCCGCTCACCGCATGGGCGGGGCGCCCGGTGCACTTGCGCTTCCGGCACACCGCGACCGGCCGCTACGTCGGCCGCGGGGTGTACGTGGACGTCGTACGCGTGGCGGAACCGGCCCGCCTCCTCTTCGCGGAGGACCGCCCCGCCGACGCCTCCCGCCTCGAGGCCACAGGCTGGACCCGCGCGACGGACTAG